In Cicer arietinum cultivar CDC Frontier isolate Library 1 chromosome 7, Cicar.CDCFrontier_v2.0, whole genome shotgun sequence, a single window of DNA contains:
- the LOC101503901 gene encoding PRA1 family protein F3, producing the protein MVSTTMTTTYGTIPTPPKLEYIARGKQRIKAGLGTRRAWKTMFDLRSLGIPSNIIPESISRIRVNISYFRMNYTMVLLLILFLSLLWHPISLIVFVLLMAAWLFLYFLRDQPVILWGRLVDDRLVVVLMAFVTVALLLLTHATVNIVVAVFVALLVVLVHAVFRKTEDLLFEEEEEVIVSVAS; encoded by the coding sequence ATGGTTTCCACCACCATGACAACAACCTACGGCACAATCCCAACACCACCAAAACTCGAATACATAGCACGCGGAAAACAAAGAATCAAAGCTGGCTTAGGAACACGTCGAGCATGGAAAACCATGTTCGATCTCCGATCACTCGGCATCCCCTCCAACATCATACCAGAATCAATTTCACGAATTCGTGTGAACATCTCTTACTTCCGCATGAACTACACAATGGTGCTGCTTCTTATTCTGTTTCTGAGTCTTTTATGGCACCCAATTTCGCTCATTGTTTTCGTTCTTCTAATGGCGGCGTGGTTGTTTCTTTACTTTTTGCGTGACCAACCGGTGATTCTGTGGGGTCGACTTGTTGATGATAGACTTGTGGTTGTTCTTATGGCTTTTGTTACGGTTGCTCTGTTGCTTCTCACGCACGCTACTGttaatattgttgttgctgttTTTGTTGCTCTTCTGGTTGTGTTGGTGCATGCTGTGTTTAGGAAGACAGAGGATTTGTTGTTTGAGGAGGAAGAAGAAGTTATTGTTTCTGTTGCTTCATGA
- the LOC101504220 gene encoding probable lipid-A-disaccharide synthase, mitochondrial, with protein MFCAKALFRTSKWNWKWNPLNNVTVSFSFSSSSSSSSHARVIAPMDMAARDGELRVFIVAGEVSGDSIASRLMSSLKLLSPFPLRFAGIGGTKMKSEGLQSLFPIEDISVMGIWELLPHFYTIKARLNETVKAASLFEPHVVLTVDSKGFSFRFLKQLRARCRQQKLHLPAHFHYVAPSFWAWKGGEARLRGLADFVDHLFCILPNEEEVCRLNGLSATFVGHPVLEDVMELNLRNSFSINEWKAEGNGEDFRRKHEVPPGATVISLLPGSRIQEVSRMLPIFANTMELLKESVPQLMTVIHIAPNEHVENFIAGAVHRWPVPVVLIPGRTTQLRYDAFSASRVALCTSGTVAVELQLARLPCVVAYRAHILTEWFIRYKAKIQYISLPNILLDSAIIPEVLFSSCKPENLALLLKDLVHDHVGREEQITAAQKFVKLLMPSKSTKHNLAMQNLMRTFPDYSPSAVAALTILNYGKSVIHD; from the exons ATGTTCTGTGCCAAAGCTTTGTTTAGAACAAGCAAATGGAATTGGAAATGGAACCCACTAAACAATGTTACggtctctttttctttttcttcttcttcttcttcttcttctcacgCGAGGGTCATTGCTCCTATGGATATGGCTGCAAGAGATGGCGAACTTAGGGTTTTCATTGTTGCCGGCGAGGTTTCCGGTGATTCTATCGCTTCTCGTCTCATGTCTTCTCTTAAACTTCTATCTCCTTTCCCTCTTCGCTTTGCCGGCATCGGAGG GACTAAGATGAAAAGTGAAGGATTGCAATCTTTGTTTCCTATTGAGGATATCTCAGTAATGGGAATTTGGGAACTATTGCCTCATTTCTATACAATTAAA GCGAGACTGAATGAAACTGTAAAAGCAGCTTCTCTATTTGAGCCTCATGTCGTATTAACAGTTGATTCTAAGGGTTTTTCTTTTCGGTTCTTGAAACAGCTAAGAG CTAGATGCAGGCAGCAAAAGTTGCATTTACCGGCACATTTTCACTATGTAGCGCCGTCGTTCTGGGCATGGAAAGGAGGTGAAGCAAGGCTCAGAGGGTTGGCAGACTTTGTGGATCATCTGTTTTGCATACTTCCTAATGAGGAAGAAGTTTGTAGGTTGAATGGATTATCTGCAACCTTTGTAGGGCATCCTGTCTTGGAGGACGTTATGGAGTTGAATTTG AGAAACAGTTTCTCAATCAATGAATGGAAGGCCGAAGGAAATGGTGAAGACTTCCGGAGGAAACATGAAGTGCCTCCAG GAGCCACTGTTATTAGTTTGCTACCTGGAAGCAGAATACAAGAAGTCAGTCGGATGCTTCCCATCTTTGCTAACACAATGGAACTACTGAAAGAAAGTGTTCCACAGTTGATGACAGTCATTCATATTGCACCTAATGAACATGTGGAAAACTTCATTGCTGGTGCTGTTCACAGATGGCCTGTGCCTGTTGTATTGATTCCAGGCAGAACAACACAGCTGAGATATGATGCTTTTAGT GCTAGTAGAGTTGCGTTGTGCACATCCGGGACAGTAGCCGTGGAGCTGCAGCTTGCGCGCTTACCTTGTGTCGTGGCATATCGTGCCCATATTTTGACTGAATGGTTTATTAGGTACAAAGCTAAGATACAATACATATCACTTCCCAATATTCTTTTGGATTCAGCCATTATTCCCGAAGTACTCTTTTCATCTTGCAAACCAGAAAACCTAGCCTTATTGCTCAA AGATTTAGTACATGATCATGTTGGTCGTGAAGAACAGATAACTGCAGCGCAAAAGTTTGTCAAGCTTTTAATGCCTTCAAAAAGCACAAAGCACAACCTGGCAATGCAAAATTTGATGAGAACATTTCCTGATTACAGTCCAAGTGCTGTTGCAGCGTTGACTATATTAAACTATGGGAAGTCTGTTATTCATGACTAG